One Thermithiobacillus tepidarius DSM 3134 genomic window carries:
- a CDS encoding Tim44 domain-containing protein → MRKFYALMAVFMMTLALGIVDAEAKRLGAGRSSGMQRSIEAPSRPATPAPAPAPATVPQSPNRGFGWGGALAGLAAGGLLGALLFGGAFDGIKPLDIIVLLGIALVIFMIMRAMRRRHEAQPMAYAGLGGGQQPNYAPNAQGVLEPQESYSPRGGVLSQRPAGFDEAEFLHSAKAAYNRLQAAWDAKDLNDLRRFTTPEMFGELGAQIQEMGEARNVTEVLSLDAQLLDITPEADRWIASVRYDGLIREDPQANPERVSEIWHFVKPVNSTNPTWYLAGIQQA, encoded by the coding sequence ATGCGTAAATTCTATGCGTTGATGGCGGTATTCATGATGACCCTGGCCCTCGGCATCGTGGATGCCGAGGCCAAGCGTCTGGGAGCCGGCCGCAGTTCCGGCATGCAGCGCTCCATCGAGGCGCCCAGCCGGCCCGCCACGCCGGCGCCGGCACCCGCGCCGGCAACGGTGCCGCAGTCGCCCAACCGGGGCTTCGGCTGGGGCGGCGCTCTGGCCGGCTTGGCGGCGGGCGGCCTGCTCGGCGCCCTGCTGTTCGGCGGCGCCTTCGACGGCATCAAGCCGCTGGACATCATCGTGCTGCTGGGCATCGCCCTGGTGATCTTCATGATCATGCGCGCCATGCGTCGCCGGCATGAGGCCCAGCCCATGGCCTATGCGGGGCTCGGCGGTGGGCAGCAGCCCAACTATGCCCCCAATGCCCAGGGCGTGCTGGAACCGCAGGAAAGCTACAGTCCTCGCGGCGGCGTGCTGAGCCAGCGCCCGGCCGGCTTCGACGAGGCCGAGTTCCTGCACAGCGCCAAGGCCGCCTACAACCGCCTGCAGGCCGCCTGGGATGCCAAGGACCTGAACGACCTGCGCCGCTTCACCACGCCGGAGATGTTCGGCGAGCTCGGCGCGCAGATCCAGGAAATGGGCGAGGCGCGCAACGTGACCGAGGTTCTGAGCCTGGATGCCCAGCTGCTGGACATCACGCCGGAGGCGGACCGCTGGATCGCCAGCGTGCGCTACGACGGGCTGATTCGCGAGGACCCGCAGGCGAATCCCGAGCGGGTCAGCGAGATCTGGCATTTCGTCAAGCCGGTCAACAGTACCAATCCGACTTGGTATCTGGCGGGTATTCAACAGGCATAG
- the tpx gene encoding thiol peroxidase: MQERSNEVTLQGAPITLLGPRLQPGDKAPVFTARVGLEDVSSERWAGRLRLISSVPSLDTPVCAKQATRFNETLSDRDVAVLVVSQDLPFAQTRFREVTGIKNVTFLSDYKDNDFGYKYGVYIKEHGLDHRAVFVVDKDDVIRYVEYVPELTDHPNYEAAMAAVNALL, translated from the coding sequence ATGCAAGAGCGTTCCAACGAAGTGACCTTGCAAGGCGCACCGATCACCCTGCTGGGTCCCCGGCTGCAGCCCGGCGACAAGGCGCCGGTGTTCACCGCCCGCGTGGGCCTGGAGGATGTCTCCAGCGAGCGCTGGGCCGGGCGGCTGCGTTTGATTTCCTCGGTGCCGTCCCTGGATACGCCCGTGTGCGCCAAGCAGGCCACGCGATTCAACGAAACGCTGAGCGACAGGGATGTGGCCGTGCTGGTGGTTTCCCAGGATCTGCCGTTCGCGCAGACCCGCTTCCGGGAGGTGACCGGCATCAAGAACGTAACCTTCCTGTCCGATTACAAGGACAATGATTTCGGCTATAAATACGGTGTCTACATCAAGGAGCACGGCCTGGATCATCGCGCCGTCTTCGTGGTGGACAAGGACGATGTGATCCGCTACGTGGAGTACGTACCGGAACTGACCGATCACCCCAACTACGAGGCCGCGATGGCAGCGGTTAACGCCTTGTTGTGA
- a CDS encoding zinc dependent phospholipase C family protein, with the protein MAKRLLLLSVAAACLAPQAAWAWGPLTHMHFAHLLLWSIPLPSPAWLEAARLHPQLVLAGSLLPDVALFSALRAKHKQRFRTLHRWDTALTLLDGAGNPRHTALALGFTSHLAVDIIAHHRFVPEYEQRWGRRFMLTHTVAEWAMDGHVARQLPFRPRTCLEGCRHEALQWLETTALPPALSRRYFLYLSRSLHALERLKLAEHCHRELLARDLQASGRLQHYLHHTQALLTQVMQAPHAGAHLQWNPDGTTSKTLHLPNAGAVD; encoded by the coding sequence ATGGCCAAACGCCTCCTGCTCCTGTCCGTCGCCGCCGCTTGCCTAGCCCCCCAGGCCGCCTGGGCTTGGGGGCCGCTAACCCACATGCACTTCGCCCACCTGCTGCTCTGGTCCATTCCCCTGCCCAGCCCGGCCTGGCTGGAAGCCGCGCGCCTCCATCCCCAATTGGTGCTGGCCGGCAGCCTGTTGCCGGACGTGGCCCTCTTCTCCGCCCTGCGTGCCAAGCACAAGCAGCGCTTCCGCACATTGCACCGCTGGGACACGGCTCTGACACTGCTCGACGGCGCCGGCAACCCCAGGCATACCGCGTTGGCACTCGGCTTTACCAGCCATTTGGCCGTGGACATCATCGCCCATCATCGTTTCGTGCCAGAATACGAGCAGCGCTGGGGGCGGCGCTTCATGCTCACCCACACCGTAGCCGAGTGGGCGATGGACGGCCACGTCGCCCGGCAGCTCCCCTTCCGCCCGCGTACCTGCCTGGAGGGATGCCGGCACGAGGCGTTGCAGTGGCTGGAAACGACGGCCCTGCCGCCAGCGCTCAGCCGTCGCTACTTTCTCTATCTCAGCCGCAGCCTGCATGCCCTGGAAAGGCTCAAGCTGGCGGAGCACTGCCACCGCGAATTGCTCGCCCGCGACCTGCAGGCAAGCGGGCGCCTGCAGCATTACTTGCACCATACCCAGGCTCTGCTGACCCAAGTCATGCAAGCACCCCATGCCGGCGCGCACCTGCAATGGAATCCGGATGGCACCACCAGCAAGACCCTGCATCTGCCGAATGCCGGTGCCGTCGATTGA
- a CDS encoding aspartate aminotransferase family protein → MTEHLMNTYARLPVAFVRGEGAWLWDEAGKRYLDALSGVAVCGLGHAHPAVAQAVCQQAQTLIHTSNIYRMPMQERLAADLCQLSGLDQVFFCNSGAEANEAAIKLARLYGHEVRQVAEPKILVFDGSFHGRTLATLSATGNRKIQQGFEPLVSGFVRSPYNDLAAVEALARANPDIVAVLVEPVQGEGGVRLPSAGFLPGLRELCDRHGWLLMLDEVQTGMGRTGQFFGFQHYAGLRPDVMTLAKGLGNGVPIGALLARVEVARLFVPGKHGSTFGGGQLAIAAAQAVLDTMRAEQLPARAERTGASLRHKLRQRLAGILDVKEIRGQGLMLGIELGRPAASIVQRALDRGVLINVTAERVIRLLPPLIFTEEQADLLVETLGTLLEEGL, encoded by the coding sequence ATGACTGAGCACCTGATGAACACCTATGCGCGCCTGCCTGTGGCCTTCGTGCGCGGGGAAGGGGCATGGTTGTGGGACGAAGCGGGCAAGCGCTACCTGGATGCCTTGTCCGGCGTGGCCGTGTGCGGGCTGGGCCATGCCCATCCGGCGGTGGCGCAGGCCGTTTGCCAGCAGGCCCAGACCCTGATCCACACCTCCAATATCTACCGCATGCCCATGCAGGAGCGGCTGGCGGCCGACCTGTGCCAGCTGTCCGGCCTGGACCAGGTGTTCTTCTGCAACAGCGGCGCCGAAGCCAACGAGGCGGCCATCAAGCTGGCGCGCCTTTACGGCCACGAGGTGCGGCAGGTGGCCGAACCCAAGATCCTGGTCTTCGACGGCAGCTTTCACGGCCGTACCCTGGCGACCCTGAGCGCCACCGGCAACCGCAAGATCCAGCAGGGCTTCGAGCCGCTGGTGAGCGGCTTCGTGCGCAGCCCCTACAACGACTTGGCGGCCGTGGAGGCCCTGGCCCGGGCCAACCCGGATATCGTGGCCGTGCTGGTCGAGCCGGTGCAGGGGGAGGGCGGGGTGCGCCTGCCGAGCGCCGGCTTCCTGCCGGGCCTGCGCGAACTGTGCGACCGCCACGGCTGGCTGCTGATGCTGGACGAGGTGCAGACGGGCATGGGCCGCACCGGGCAGTTCTTTGGTTTTCAGCACTATGCCGGCCTGCGGCCCGACGTCATGACTCTGGCCAAGGGCTTGGGCAACGGCGTGCCAATCGGCGCCCTGCTGGCCCGCGTCGAGGTGGCGCGGCTCTTCGTGCCGGGCAAGCACGGCTCGACCTTCGGCGGCGGGCAACTGGCCATCGCCGCGGCCCAGGCGGTGCTGGACACCATGCGGGCGGAGCAGTTGCCGGCCCGCGCCGAGCGCACCGGCGCCAGCCTGCGGCACAAGCTGCGCCAGCGCCTGGCGGGCATCCTGGACGTGAAGGAGATCCGCGGGCAGGGACTCATGCTCGGCATCGAACTGGGGCGTCCGGCCGCCTCCATCGTGCAGCGGGCCCTGGACCGGGGGGTGCTGATCAACGTGACGGCGGAGCGGGTCATCCGCCTGTTGCCCCCCCTCATTTTCACGGAAGAGCAGGCGGACCTGCTGGTGGAGACGCTCGGCACGCTGCTGGAGGAGGGGCTATGA
- the argF gene encoding ornithine carbamoyltransferase, translated as MSMRHFLTLRDLSPAELRQILARSIELKAMLKAGERHTPFVGKTLAMIFDKSSTRTRVSFEVGMAQFGGHSLFLSPRDTQLGRGEPIEDTARVLSRMVDLVMIRTFAHEKLETFAAHSRVPVINGLTDLHHPCQLLADLMTYMEQRGDPAGRVVAYLGDGANNMAHSWIEAASLMGFTLRISTPEGYRPDAGILAAVGDAAQIVADPQEAVRGADLIVTDVWTSMGQEEEAAERRLILAPYQVNGALMARAGPEAVFMHCLPAHRGEEVTAEVIDGPQSVVWDEAENRLHAQKALMEFLLGAQAAERM; from the coding sequence ATGAGCATGCGCCACTTTCTCACCCTGCGCGACCTGAGCCCGGCCGAGCTCAGGCAGATTCTGGCCCGGAGCATCGAGCTCAAGGCCATGCTCAAGGCCGGCGAGCGCCACACGCCCTTCGTCGGCAAGACACTGGCGATGATCTTCGACAAGTCCTCCACCCGTACCCGCGTGTCTTTCGAGGTGGGCATGGCGCAGTTCGGAGGGCATTCCCTGTTCCTGTCGCCGCGCGACACCCAGCTCGGGCGCGGCGAGCCCATCGAGGACACCGCCCGGGTGCTGTCGCGCATGGTGGACCTGGTGATGATCCGCACCTTCGCCCACGAGAAGCTGGAAACCTTCGCGGCGCACTCGCGCGTGCCGGTGATCAATGGACTCACGGATCTGCACCATCCCTGCCAGCTGCTGGCGGACCTCATGACCTACATGGAGCAGCGCGGCGATCCGGCGGGCCGGGTGGTGGCCTATCTGGGCGATGGCGCCAACAACATGGCGCACTCCTGGATCGAGGCGGCCAGCCTCATGGGCTTCACCCTGCGCATCAGCACCCCGGAGGGCTACCGGCCCGATGCCGGGATTCTGGCCGCGGTCGGCGACGCGGCGCAGATCGTCGCCGATCCGCAGGAGGCGGTGCGCGGCGCGGACCTGATCGTCACCGATGTGTGGACCAGCATGGGGCAGGAAGAGGAGGCGGCCGAACGGCGCCTGATCCTGGCGCCCTACCAGGTCAACGGCGCGCTGATGGCGCGGGCCGGGCCGGAGGCCGTCTTCATGCACTGCCTGCCGGCTCACCGGGGCGAGGAAGTCACCGCCGAGGTGATCGACGGCCCGCAGAGCGTGGTCTGGGACGAGGCGGAGAACCGCCTGCACGCGCAAAAGGCGTTGATGGAGTTCCTGCTGGGCGCGCAGGCTGCGGAACGGATGTGA
- a CDS encoding superoxide dismutase has product MFEYTVREELKPSGLNGISDEQIEDHWGLYKGYVAQSNALRKELADMRANGQSGSMAYADRRRRYGFEYNGMVLHEYYFGHLKAGVNLNPESGFAKAVAAQFGSLDAWKTDLMNTGKTRGIGWAVTYYDPTTDQISNHFIQLHEDGNVAGFQPLVILDVFEHAYMVDHKAAGRPAYIEAFMNNIDWDVVEQRYQTAKKGEIFKRY; this is encoded by the coding sequence ATGTTTGAATACACCGTACGAGAAGAACTCAAACCCAGCGGTCTAAACGGCATCTCGGACGAGCAGATCGAGGATCATTGGGGCCTGTACAAGGGCTATGTCGCCCAGAGCAACGCGCTGCGCAAGGAACTGGCGGACATGCGCGCCAACGGCCAGAGCGGCAGCATGGCCTATGCCGACCGTCGCCGCCGCTATGGCTTCGAGTACAACGGCATGGTGCTGCACGAGTACTACTTCGGGCACTTGAAGGCGGGCGTGAACCTGAACCCCGAATCCGGCTTCGCCAAGGCGGTCGCCGCGCAGTTCGGCAGCCTGGACGCCTGGAAGACCGATCTCATGAACACCGGCAAGACCCGCGGCATCGGCTGGGCCGTCACCTACTACGACCCCACCACCGACCAGATCAGCAACCACTTCATCCAGCTGCACGAGGACGGCAACGTCGCCGGCTTCCAGCCGCTGGTGATCCTGGACGTCTTCGAGCACGCCTACATGGTGGACCACAAGGCTGCCGGCCGCCCGGCCTACATCGAGGCCTTCATGAACAACATCGACTGGGACGTGGTGGAACAGCGCTACCAGACCGCCAAGAAGGGCGAAATCTTCAAGCGCTACTGA
- a CDS encoding PhoX family protein: MNFTLKHLPVALAMAGVISLSACVSDGSDTTATTSSQSALTRLATTAAGAEFTGLYLTETGDLFFNVQHPDAGNAFPYNHGSVGVIAGTDFNQLPTSFAAVSVPASTAEKMMVRTAVGSYQIIARGGDTLGGLVPAGLGTVLAADGTPITQSDDPDMNTFVPIAGTTGEGYLFTNWEDRPGNMSRLRIKKNANGVWSVTEAMNVDFKSVQGTWVNCFGTLSPWGNPLTSEELYFDDTSKWSSADKGVANLQKYLGKFPNPYRYGYIVEITSPAATPTPVKHFAMGRFSHENSVVMPDNKTAYLSDDGDGTVFFKFVANTANDLSSGTLYAAKVTQDAGVTDPAKAGFNIEWVEIGKSDDTTIATWIAAYDGDGVNPASYITDADINAWAEKKLNKDLNGNGTIESPLHADDRYAFLESRKAAKALGATAEFKKMEGVNINYNAAKDGSVPYAYMAMSDVSGTMADGTGAINVDANKCGVVYRMKLDTTFNISRMEPAIAGGPYDKTLAENQCAVDNISNPDNILVMKDGRVIVGEDTGYHANNMLWVFNSTNK, from the coding sequence ATGAACTTTACGCTCAAACATCTTCCCGTTGCCCTTGCCATGGCCGGCGTGATCAGCCTGAGTGCATGCGTCAGCGACGGCTCCGATACCACTGCGACTACTTCCAGCCAGTCCGCTCTGACCCGCCTCGCCACGACCGCCGCCGGTGCGGAGTTCACCGGCCTGTATCTCACGGAAACTGGCGATCTTTTTTTCAACGTGCAGCACCCCGACGCCGGCAACGCCTTTCCTTATAATCATGGATCCGTGGGCGTGATCGCCGGCACGGACTTCAACCAGCTTCCCACGAGCTTCGCGGCTGTATCGGTACCGGCTTCCACAGCCGAAAAGATGATGGTGCGCACGGCAGTGGGCAGCTATCAGATCATCGCCCGCGGCGGTGACACCCTGGGCGGGCTGGTGCCGGCGGGTCTGGGTACGGTGCTGGCGGCCGATGGCACACCCATCACTCAGTCAGACGACCCGGACATGAACACTTTCGTGCCCATTGCCGGTACGACAGGTGAAGGCTACCTCTTCACCAACTGGGAGGATCGTCCGGGCAACATGAGCCGCCTGCGCATCAAAAAGAACGCCAATGGCGTCTGGAGCGTCACGGAAGCCATGAATGTCGATTTCAAATCGGTACAGGGCACCTGGGTCAACTGTTTCGGCACGCTGAGCCCCTGGGGCAATCCACTCACCTCGGAAGAACTCTATTTCGATGACACCAGCAAGTGGAGCAGCGCGGATAAGGGAGTAGCCAACCTGCAGAAGTACCTGGGCAAGTTCCCCAATCCCTACCGCTACGGTTACATCGTCGAGATCACCAGTCCGGCTGCCACGCCCACGCCGGTCAAGCACTTCGCCATGGGCCGTTTCTCGCACGAGAACTCGGTGGTCATGCCGGACAACAAGACGGCCTATCTCAGCGATGATGGTGACGGCACCGTGTTCTTCAAGTTCGTGGCGAATACGGCGAATGACCTCTCCAGTGGCACGCTCTATGCCGCGAAGGTCACGCAGGATGCCGGCGTCACTGACCCGGCCAAGGCCGGCTTCAATATTGAGTGGGTGGAAATCGGCAAGAGCGATGACACCACGATTGCAACCTGGATCGCGGCCTATGACGGGGACGGCGTCAACCCGGCCAGTTATATTACCGATGCCGACATCAATGCCTGGGCGGAAAAGAAACTGAACAAGGATCTCAATGGCAACGGCACCATTGAATCCCCACTGCACGCCGATGACCGTTACGCCTTCCTCGAATCGCGCAAGGCGGCCAAGGCCTTGGGCGCCACGGCCGAATTCAAGAAGATGGAAGGCGTCAATATCAATTACAACGCCGCCAAGGATGGCAGCGTGCCCTACGCCTACATGGCCATGTCGGACGTGTCCGGCACCATGGCGGATGGTACCGGCGCCATCAATGTGGATGCCAACAAGTGCGGCGTGGTCTATCGCATGAAGCTCGACACCACCTTCAATATCAGCCGCATGGAACCGGCCATTGCCGGTGGCCCCTACGACAAGACCCTGGCTGAAAACCAGTGCGCCGTGGACAACATCTCAAATCCCGACAACATCCTGGTCATGAAGGACGGCCGGGTGATCGTGGGTGAGGACACCGGCTATCACGCCAACAACATGCTCTGGGTTTTCAATTCCACCAACAAATAA
- a CDS encoding argininosuccinate synthase: MSDVKKVVLAYSGGLDTSIILKWLQDTYQCEVVTFTADIGQGEELEPAREKARQFGVKEIFIDDLREEFVREFVFPMFRANTLYEGVYLLGTSIARPLIAKRQIEIARQVGADAVAHGATGKGNDQVRFELGYYGLEPNIRVIAPWREWDLTSREKLLAYADQHGIPVARNKRGDSPYSTDRNLLHISFEGRVLEDPWVEPDEEMFVLSVSPERAPDKPIYVEIDFEGGDPVAIDGERLSPANLLAKLNQLGGENGIGRLDLVENRYVGMKSRGVYETPGGTILLTAHRAMESLTLDREVAHLKDELMPRYASLIYNGYWWAPERKMLQAMIDASQANVSGTVRLKLYKGNVTVVGRKSAKSLFDPHIATFEEDFGAYNQADAAGFIKLNALRMRIAKRLQG; the protein is encoded by the coding sequence ATGAGTGACGTCAAAAAGGTCGTGCTGGCCTATTCGGGCGGGTTGGACACCTCCATCATTCTCAAGTGGCTGCAGGATACCTACCAGTGCGAGGTGGTGACCTTCACCGCCGACATCGGCCAGGGCGAGGAGCTGGAGCCGGCGCGCGAGAAGGCCCGGCAGTTCGGGGTCAAGGAGATCTTCATCGACGATCTGCGCGAGGAGTTCGTCCGCGAATTCGTGTTTCCCATGTTCCGCGCCAACACCCTCTACGAAGGCGTGTACCTGCTCGGCACCAGCATCGCCCGCCCGCTGATCGCCAAGCGCCAGATCGAGATCGCCCGGCAGGTGGGCGCCGACGCGGTGGCCCACGGCGCCACCGGCAAGGGCAACGACCAGGTGCGCTTCGAGCTCGGCTACTACGGCCTGGAGCCCAACATCCGCGTAATCGCCCCCTGGCGCGAGTGGGACCTCACTTCGCGCGAGAAGCTGCTGGCCTATGCCGACCAGCACGGCATTCCGGTAGCGCGCAACAAGCGCGGCGACAGCCCGTACTCCACCGACCGCAACCTGCTGCACATCTCCTTCGAGGGCCGGGTGCTGGAGGATCCGTGGGTGGAGCCGGACGAGGAGATGTTCGTGCTCTCCGTGTCGCCGGAACGGGCGCCCGACAAGCCCATCTATGTCGAGATCGACTTCGAGGGCGGCGACCCGGTGGCCATCGACGGCGAGCGCCTGTCGCCGGCCAACCTGCTGGCCAAGCTCAACCAGCTCGGCGGCGAAAACGGCATCGGCCGCCTGGATCTCGTCGAGAACCGCTACGTGGGCATGAAGTCGCGCGGCGTCTACGAGACCCCCGGCGGCACCATCCTGCTGACCGCCCACCGGGCCATGGAGTCCCTGACCCTGGACCGTGAGGTGGCGCATCTCAAGGATGAACTCATGCCGCGCTACGCCAGCCTCATCTACAACGGCTACTGGTGGGCGCCGGAGCGCAAGATGCTGCAGGCCATGATCGACGCCTCCCAGGCGAACGTGAGCGGCACGGTGCGCCTGAAGCTCTACAAGGGCAACGTGACCGTGGTGGGCCGCAAGTCCGCCAAGAGCCTCTTCGATCCGCACATCGCCACCTTCGAGGAGGACTTCGGCGCCTACAACCAGGCCGATGCGGCGGGCTTCATCAAGCTCAACGCCTTGCGCATGCGCATCGCCAAACGCTTACAGGGGTAG
- the ppnP gene encoding pyrimidine/purine nucleoside phosphorylase gives MTERFEGVSIVKKANVYHGGQCTSRTVIFPDGEMKTLGIIHPGTYRFSTEAPEHMQVIAGHARYKLADETEWHEVQAGDSFAVPGNSHFDIEVLDLLDYACSYG, from the coding sequence ATGACGGAACGATTCGAGGGCGTCAGCATCGTCAAGAAAGCCAACGTCTATCACGGCGGGCAGTGCACCTCCCGCACCGTGATCTTCCCGGACGGCGAGATGAAAACGCTCGGCATCATCCATCCGGGCACCTACCGTTTTTCCACCGAGGCGCCGGAGCATATGCAGGTCATCGCCGGCCACGCGCGCTACAAGCTGGCCGACGAGACCGAATGGCACGAGGTGCAGGCGGGCGACAGTTTCGCGGTGCCGGGCAACAGCCACTTCGACATCGAGGTGCTGGATCTGCTGGATTACGCCTGCAGCTACGGCTAG
- the gloA gene encoding lactoylglutathione lyase, with translation MRMLHTMIRVGDLDRSIAFYTEILGMRLLRRHDYPEGKFTLAFVGYGDEAQHSVIELTHNWGVDHYELGTGFGHIAIEVDDAYAACDEIRRRGGKVVREAGPMKHGTTVIAFVEDPDGYKIELIQHKQQGLEELPA, from the coding sequence ATGAGAATGCTGCATACGATGATTCGCGTGGGCGATCTGGACCGTTCCATCGCTTTCTATACGGAGATCCTGGGCATGCGGCTGCTGCGCCGTCATGATTACCCGGAGGGCAAGTTCACCCTGGCCTTCGTGGGCTATGGTGACGAAGCGCAGCACAGCGTGATCGAGCTGACCCACAACTGGGGCGTCGACCACTACGAGCTGGGCACGGGGTTCGGCCACATCGCCATCGAGGTGGACGATGCCTATGCCGCCTGCGACGAGATCCGGCGGCGCGGCGGCAAGGTGGTGCGCGAGGCCGGTCCCATGAAGCACGGCACCACCGTGATCGCCTTCGTGGAAGACCCGGACGGCTACAAGATCGAGCTGATCCAGCACAAGCAGCAGGGGCTGGAAGAGCTGCCGGCCTGA